The Candidatus Binataceae bacterium region GAAGACGTCGCAGGCGAGCCCCTCGAGGCCGCGGTTGATCCCGGCGACGCGCGCGGCGGGGTCGTCGGCGAGCGTGCAGCGCCACAGAATTTCGGTCTCGGGATAATCGCCCGGCTCGGCGCCCAGGTATTGCAGCAGGCGCATGAAAATCTCGCTGTGGCGCGACTCGTCCCATACCTGGCGCGCCATGTCGAGCTGAAATTCCCACGGCGCGTCGGGAAAGTCGAAGAGCGTCCGCCCTGCCGCTTCCATCGCCTGCAGTTCGCCGGCAAAAATGCCGTGCAGGCGCACGCGCAGCGCCTCCTCGTCGAAAGGCATCACGCGCTCGTCGAGGCCCTGCTCCTCGCGAATCTCGCGCATCCTGCGCGCGCGCAACAGGACGAAGTTGTCGGGACGCGCGAGGCGGTCGGCGGGAATCATTTTCTGCATGATGGTGGGGTCCTTCCCTTTCCGTTATATCAGGCCGCCGCCGGGCACCACGCTCAGTAGGCCGAACTGCGGGCGGCGGCCTTCATCAGGCGGTCGATCTCCTCGTCGCTGAAGCCCGTCAGAAGCCGCGTCTCGCGCGAGATCGTGAGCGTCGCGTCGAAGTCCATCTGGCGATCGCCGAGCATCAAGGGCACCTGCGGCGCATCCTCCCTGGAGGTGCGGAAGCCGTCGAAATTGAACAGCGCGTCGATATTGTCCTGGAACTGCTGCGCGTGCTCCAGGCGCTCGGGTTCGCCTTCGGTCAGCTTGCGCATCCACTTCGAGCCCATCCGCACGTGGGTAATCTCGTCGGCGAGCACGTAGTCGACCGCGCGCTCGATAAACGGGTCGCCCATCTTCTGCCCCATCCGGATGATCTGCTCGAAGACGTCGCAGGCGAGTCCCTCGAGGCCGCGGTTGATTCCGGCGACGCGGCAGGCCGGGTCGTCGACCTGCGTGCACGACCACAGGATTTCGCTTTCGGGAAATTCGCCGAGGTAGGAGCCGACGTACTCGAGGAGCTTGGAGAAAATTTCGGCGTGGCGTGATTCGTCCCACACCTGGCGCGCCATGTCGAGCTGAAACTCCCACGGCGCGTCGGGGAAATCGAACAGCGTCCGTCCGGCCGCCTCCATCGCCTGCATCTCGCCGGTGGCGATTCCGTGCAGCCGCCCCTTGAGGAAATCCTCCTCGAGCGGCATCACGTTGTTGGGTGGAATTCCCTGGTCGATGCGCGCTTCGCGGATGCGCTCGACCGGGACGAGAATGATTTCGTCGGGCCGCGCGAGCCGGTCAACCGCGATCATCTTTTGCATGAGGCTGTCTCCGTTCCGAAACGGCAGGCGTTCATTTTCAGCGTGTCCAGGCGGTGCGTCCGCTCGCAAGATTGTACGCTTCCCAGATGACCCAGCGCCCCTCGTGCTCGCCCAGCCGGAGCTGGAGCGTGAAGGGCGCGGCGCTTTCGCCGAAGAGCCGCGCCTTGACGTAGTAGTGATGGTTGACCTTGGCGTGCGCGATGATTTTGTGACGCTGGTAGGCGCCGGACGCGATCGCGTCGATGAGGCCGCGCAGTTCGGCGGCCGCCCTGGGGATCACCAGCGCCTCGAGCTCCGCGCGCCGGTCCGAGGCGAGCAGCTGCAGGATATGGCCGGCGGCCGCGAGCATCGCGTGCGGCACGATGAAACGCTCCGCGATCGGCTGGGGCCCTATCGCGCTCGCTCGATTCCCGAGATCCGGCATCGAAATTCTCCTCGACGGTGCCTCATCGATTTTCCCCGGCCGTCCCGGCGCTGCTCCAGGCGGCCGGCCGCGGACGTTTGACGCCGCTCCACGGCGTGTGCGCGGGGGGGAAATATTCGGCCTCGGCGATCTGCCAGCGGCCGTCGCCCTCGCGTGCCCATCGAATCTGCATCAGCGCGCTGCCCTGCGCGCCGATGAAGCGCACCTTGGAGATGTACTGCGTGCCGAGCCGCGCGAGTGCCGGCGTCGTGTAGCCGTCGAATGGCCCCACGCTCGCGGCGGCGTCTATCGCGACGCGATAGGCTTCGAGAGCCGTCGGCCTGACGCAGCCTTCGGCCGCGCCGGCATCGCCCGCGACCACCGCCCGCGCGTGCGCGCCGATCGCCTCGAGCAGTTCGGGGACCTTTTCCTGCGGCCTCATCGGCTGCGTCCAAGACCTCGCGGCTCTTCGCGATCCCGTTCCGTCCCGGTGATGCCGCCAGAGGCGGCGAGCAATTCCTCCAGCCGG contains the following coding sequences:
- a CDS encoding DUF455 family protein is translated as MQKMIPADRLARPDNFVLLRARRMREIREEQGLDERVMPFDEEALRVRLHGIFAGELQAMEAAGRTLFDFPDAPWEFQLDMARQVWDESRHSEIFMRLLQYLGAEPGDYPETEILWRCTLADDPAARVAGINRGLEGLACDVFDQLIRIAQKNGDRIIERAVDYVLADEITHVRMGSKWMRKLTEGDPERLRRAQEFQDSVDDLFNARGARKALDDVEKDSQTITIAREARLLAGFTEEEIDRLIAAARASAAY
- a CDS encoding DUF455 family protein codes for the protein MQKMIAVDRLARPDEIILVPVERIREARIDQGIPPNNVMPLEEDFLKGRLHGIATGEMQAMEAAGRTLFDFPDAPWEFQLDMARQVWDESRHAEIFSKLLEYVGSYLGEFPESEILWSCTQVDDPACRVAGINRGLEGLACDVFEQIIRMGQKMGDPFIERAVDYVLADEITHVRMGSKWMRKLTEGEPERLEHAQQFQDNIDALFNFDGFRTSREDAPQVPLMLGDRQMDFDATLTISRETRLLTGFSDEEIDRLMKAAARSSAY